The DNA sequence tctcttgCAATAGTGTTTCCGGCTTTCAGTGAGAGTCTCtgtatgaaaacaacaaaatgtcaaaGCTTAATAAATGTCACGCCACTGCAGTATTCTACATCACAATGTTGCTGTTGGCTGAAAACGATCCTGATTTTCAGGAGCTGTGGAAAAATTTTAGAGTTGGTTAGACCAGTTAcggaaaagtaaaaacaaaaaatcaaaactatgaaaatcaATAACACTCTTCACATTCAACAAGACTATTTAGAAactaaatagatatatatagatataatatGATGCAGCTTCTAATGTAGATAATTTATAAAATTCATACAATCATTTTGAATGTCCTGGTGAGGCCGAAACTTTCAACGTTCATGGTTAAGATTTCAGCTGTTTCTTCCATTTGTGTCTGAAATGAgctaatctgaaaaaaacactcagtAAATTAAAGTTTAATCAGCCTCCGATGTTTAAGAGCATCCAGACCAAGCAACATAAATAATAGtgtcaaaagacaaaatatttatgCAGTACATTTTATTGTACAGTTATCATTATATTCTTTTATATTGTCTAAAAATGTCAGACATAGACACAAGAAGATTGCGcacatatattataataattcagCCCCAAAAGGCATCAAAAtgacatgaataatgaataaaatgaaacaaaaaggcagataactttgaagacatttttcttcaaagtAGTCGCGAGTTACACGCTCTTCGAAGGACGAGGCAGCACCAGCTTCAGCCCAATATCAACAACAAAGGAAGGCATGTAGGAGAGGGGGATCCAGAGGAGCTTGGCGTCCCAGCCGGCGCTGTATCTTGTGCGCGGGTACGCAGCCATCAGAGCGTGCTCCATGCAGCTGGTCACCTTGGTGAGGTCAGAGTCGCAGATAGCATTCATGATCAAACGCTGGACCTTGATGTCTGAAAAAGGAGAAGCACGCGaacaaaagagatgaaaagataTTTTCGGGGTGtaaaactgaattattaatCTTGAGGGAAATGCATGATGTAACATTTCATAAGAGTTAGAAAGTAAGTTTATTTGCACAGCCCCTTTCACAGATACAAAATCATAAAGTGCTgtgcattattaaaatataatatatattaaaagtaGCAAAGTTTAAAATCACCAGCAAATAGTTAAATCACAAGGAAGGTTCTGAACACAGACAAGGAAAAgccagtaaaaaacaaaaatcaaacatttcgAATTTATTTGACATTGACAGATTATCCTACATTTTTAAACTTATGTATTTCCtaatgtacttttttaaaatgttctccaTATTTtgatatgatatttatttttcaataggTGACTTTCTATGCAAAGTTAGCAAACGATCACACTTAATTGTGCCTTAAAAGCTCatactacattaaaaaaaacaacttaatttttGATATAAGAATGAGATTTTTCAAAATACCCTTTAATCAAATTGGTCAAAGCCTAAGCCTGTTTTGTGACACATTTCATATAAATCAATTAATGCTAActtctataaataaaaacaaagagctACAGTCCACTGACATAATGACCAGCAGTGTTCTGTACTTACACTTATCCAGGTACTTGTCTCCGTAGGTGGCTTGTACCTCAGGGCTGAGCTGGTTCCACAGGCGATGCAGCTCCCTCTCGATGGGGTCCAGGCTCGTAACCGCAGTCTTGAAGAACCCTGGCTCAATGATGCACACATCGATTCCAAAGTAGTTTATGTCTCTCCTGGATACAGAAAACATCACGTAAAAACACTATATGTTCATattctatgtaaaaaaaaaaacagtttgattaCCACTTTCTAACAAGTTGTTGTCCATTACCAGTGCTTCAAAAATCAGttataaatcattaaaataaataatgtcagGGTTGCCAGATTGTGTTCAGGCTATTTGGCAACTAGAATGCaaaacctccaccaaggcccaaccgTCTCCTAGAATTCAATCAAgttgcaccaaattgcacacagtcATTTATGTCAGGCCGCttaatatgccagatttttttttataaatatacacaaaatatttcctgggaaattggtgaaaatgtctggaaaaatgttaagacagtgaagaaaaaaaatctggatccaCGCAGACCTGGGGTCTTTCTTGGCCACGTTATGTTCCATACTTTCACTGAGTTTTGTGAAAATCGGTTTGGTAGTTTCTGTATGATCCTGCTAACAAATAAGCAAATGAGCCAACCAATCagctaacaaacaaacggaTAGGGGCAAAAACATAACCGCCTTGGCGGAGACAATAATCCCGTCATAAATGTTAGTAATCCAAAAAGTTGTGGTTATATATTAAGTTAAATCCACAATgtctttaattgtttgttttatattgcTGAAAATATGAATCTTTGAAAAGGATGGAAAAAGACGAATTATATAACTGTAATTATAATACTTTCCTCGTGTTAAACAGAGCACAGGAGTGATCACGGAACTCTTACCTGAGGCAGTCGGAGAAGGACTCCACTGCAAACTTGGAGATGCAGTATCCACCGCCGTTCGCAGCCACTCTGCCCAGCACGGATGCTACGTTCACGATGCGGCCACGGGCCTTTTTAATGAGGGGCAGGAATGTCATTGTCATGGCGATCACTCCATTCATGTTGACTTTCAGCGTGCTGTGGAAATCCTCCACTTTCATCCATTCCGAAGGACCCATTGGCAATGAGCGTCCGGCGTTGTTCACGATACCCCAAAGTCctggaaaggaaatgaaagacaaacaagggATGAGGTTAGTTTGTTAAAGTAATAAACATACTCATCCTATGTTTAATTATTGTGAATATCTCTCACCATTCTCGCCAACCTCCTTCTTCGTATACTCCATGGCTTTCTGGATGCTGTCCTGACTGGTCACATCCAGCAAGACGGTCTTCAGATAAGGGCCCGCCGCCCTCCGCAGATCATCAGCTCCCTTCTCTGTGAGACAGCCCGCCAGCACGCGGAAACCTCTCCGATCCAGCTTCTTACACAGCAAGTTTCCGAACCCGGAGTCGCAGCCGGTCACAAAGACGTATTTGTCGGTGATGTCCTCGATCTCGAGGCTGTCTCTGTACAGCCACACGACAATCCACAACACCACGAAGGTGCCGCCGATGTACAACCAAGCATTTTCCctgaaagagaggagacaggagaatGCACAAGAAGAGGATGACATGGATTCAACTTGAAGGAAAACATACAAGATGTGTAAACTTCTAGGTTCCACGACAGCAGCCAAAAATGACCCTTGTTGCGGCATTGATATTTCTTACCCTAAAAGGTCATAGACGAAGTGCGTATCCATGCTGATTCCAGGATTAGAAGAGGCTTTACGGTCACCCGGAGGACGTGGTGCTTGCTGAAAAAACCATGCTGAGCAAATGTTACTGGGTTCTGACGTGGCAAACGtccaaatgtcattttcacGGTACTGAATAGAAGGTAGACACACAGAGGCATTTTCATAATCAAATTCCTACTATTCATAATAATGTAGGAGTTTCTTGGTTGATCCTTTTTGATAACTATGGGGTACAATGAATTTGTTCACTGAGGGCCTTGTGTACTTGTAATACAGAACTGCTCGGGGCACATGAGAAATCTTTGGATAATACTCttatggaagaaagaaaggcaCTTGTGAGGGAACGAGACCAGAGGAAGGGGGGGTTCATTGTTTTGAGGCATAACTGTAATGTCCGTGACGGAGCTGCTTAAGCTGCTCATTGCTGAGAACCAATTAGTTTTCAGGCTTATTAgtaaggaaaacagaaaagaaaagatatacTTCTATGGGTTATACGATCAATTATATAAAAATTGACTATAGACATAAATCAGGTGCCGTACCTATACTGCTGCTGTTCAGTTAAAACGTGAATGATCCTATAAAATCACAGCTCAGATTAAGAAtataacattttgtttaaaaacactAGGAAATTTATGTCGAGGAAACCCCCTAAATATTTTTAGTAATCAATAATTTATGATCAGGTATGGCCTCAATTATTCTTTGCGTGTTTAAACTTATCATTTCGTTGATTAATTCCACCATGATACATTTGTAACGGGGAATTGTGACCATCACCAAAATTAGAAATtcatgtaagaaaaaaaaccaaaacattcaaGGCAGAATgcatggcataaaaaaaaacagtttgaggtAATTCAATAGAAGGAGAGATAAAAATTCATATAAAACAACAGAATCCTACCTTTTTACTATTTTTGAGAAGTGATGGATCCCCACAAGTTATCCGTcttcttccctttccctttctgtTTATTCTTCTGTCTGAACTCAGAGAGCCTGGTCAGAGAGAGGCTTTATCCCTGGGGTTTATCCCTTAAGACAAGTCCGCAATTGGTAATCCCCAATCCATAATGTGGTTGGaattacagaaaacacagagcctTTTCTGTACCACGTGTAAACGTGGATATCAAAGAACGTATTTAAGATATTGCAACTTCTCACTTCTATAAAATCGCTTCAAGTTCTTTCAAGTAGCTGACAAGAAATCTTGCCAATATAGGTTTTTTCAGGACCTGTTGATTCTCGGTGTATACGGGCATAAAGTACGTTTAAAGAGCGTTAATACGATCCCACATGTAAAAGCATTGTGTGGTCTTAAAAATGTGCGTAATCTCACAGGCTTATCGAGTTCAGTGACCTATTATATCAGTTTATTAGCCTAAACAATATATGCTGTATACGTAACTGGTTGTAGTCAGCTGAAATGTGGGTTGTAACAAAAAGTGGctattgtactgtacattgtgttGTAGCTTATCaatatattatgtaaataaaactCAGGTGCGATAAGGAAAAGTGTTTTGCTTCAGTTTCAGCCTCCACAAAACCgtaaaactttaaatttaacttattttgtcacGGTGTTATCTTAGATacataaatgtttttacactgaGACTATGAGCAAATATCCTTTCTAAAGGAAAACAGCCCAATTTCATTAATATGCCATGTGCTAAGGATGAACTCTGTTACCAGTTTTTCTATCCCCATTGTCAGCAGTGAATTAAAAGCGTAATTAGTTACCAAACCCGGTTGCAACTACGTAAGTTGAGCTCAACAGCAACGTGCATCGTGATATAACTTTCCTTCACGTCACACATTCCTCAAATTGAATCAGCCAAAGCCAGGCAAATATTTATCCAGTTATTGTATTTCCTGCTTCACAAGTAACTTTGTTGCAAAACGATGTGAATAACTAATGttattaatttgtcatttgacCTTCTGTCTTCCACTTTTGTAACCCAAATTctcaaaattctttttttaataagcctGCTTAAACGTCCCTCTCTCAAATGAAGTTCttcatgaaacatttttcatcttaACTTCAATTTCTTTAACAGCTGTTGTGTAGTCTCATGTATGCACAGGATTTTTTGACGATAGATTCTATTTGTTTAGCCTTGTTacataagagaaaaaaacactttttaaacattttaaagtttattaaaaataatgttcaaTCACCAAATGGTAACAAAAAGTTAAGTTGTCTGACAAAAACAGTCCAGTCATCACTGTAAACGGatgtataataaataaaaaaattcgATATACGCAATTCATGGATCAGGTGCTGAAACAAAGCCTTCCTCgaaaaatgttttatactaCGAACAATGAGACAGGTGGTAATTTTACGCCCCCTTTACACGCAGGTTTACGAAGTTGTTACATGCAAAACATTCATAATTTCCTACTATCAAagcgttatttttttttcaattcttgTTATTTGTCAAATGAAGACACTTCAATACAGATCTTAGAGCTATTTCCTTTCATACTCAAGACTGATCTTTGAACCCCTACAGCATCCCAGCAGTTGCCCTGGTTAACATTGTACCTCACACAGGAACTTAAGCAGTCGCGTTCATCAGTATGAAGCCACTCAGAGGGGCATACGGATGAGCAAAACTTTGCTGCTTGCATCTTCGCTGACA is a window from the Scophthalmus maximus strain ysfricsl-2021 chromosome 6, ASM2237912v1, whole genome shotgun sequence genome containing:
- the rdh5 gene encoding retinol dehydrogenase 5, whose amino-acid sequence is MDTHFVYDLLGENAWLYIGGTFVVLWIVVWLYRDSLEIEDITDKYVFVTGCDSGFGNLLCKKLDRRGFRVLAGCLTEKGADDLRRAAGPYLKTVLLDVTSQDSIQKAMEYTKKEVGENGLWGIVNNAGRSLPMGPSEWMKVEDFHSTLKVNMNGVIAMTMTFLPLIKKARGRIVNVASVLGRVAANGGGYCISKFAVESFSDCLRRDINYFGIDVCIIEPGFFKTAVTSLDPIERELHRLWNQLSPEVQATYGDKYLDKYIKVQRLIMNAICDSDLTKVTSCMEHALMAAYPRTRYSAGWDAKLLWIPLSYMPSFVVDIGLKLVLPRPSKSV